The following are from one region of the Hydrogenophaga sp. BPS33 genome:
- a CDS encoding ABC transporter substrate-binding protein, protein MSSSLNRLCRALGAAALGTLTLSAVHAQEKFTFMTNWYAQAEHGGYYQAIATGIYKKAGLDVTIKMGGPQVNIIQIMAAGQADCIMGATDTQMMVARGNGLPIVNVAAIFQKDPQVLIAHEDVKSFEDMKGKTILIAPTAMRGMWSWLKGKYGYTDAQARPYTYNIQPFVADKNVVQMGFLSSEPFAIQKAGVKANTFLLADQGYPPYANLISCMEKTVKEREKTVAAFVKATAEGYKSYLADPAPANALIKKDNPNMTDEQLNYGITKLKEMGIITSGDAAKQGIGVITRERLQKTHAFLVENQMIDPAKVNFEQAYRFDIARDAKVLP, encoded by the coding sequence ATGTCCTCCTCCTTGAACCGCCTGTGCCGTGCCCTCGGCGCTGCCGCCCTCGGCACCCTGACCCTGAGCGCCGTGCACGCGCAGGAAAAATTCACCTTCATGACCAACTGGTACGCGCAGGCCGAGCACGGCGGCTACTACCAGGCGATCGCCACCGGCATCTACAAGAAAGCCGGTCTGGACGTGACCATCAAGATGGGCGGTCCGCAAGTCAACATCATCCAGATCATGGCCGCCGGCCAGGCCGACTGCATCATGGGCGCGACCGACACGCAGATGATGGTGGCGCGCGGCAACGGCCTGCCCATCGTCAACGTGGCCGCGATCTTCCAGAAGGACCCGCAGGTGCTGATCGCGCACGAAGACGTGAAGTCCTTCGAAGACATGAAGGGCAAGACCATCCTGATCGCGCCCACCGCCATGCGCGGCATGTGGTCTTGGCTCAAGGGCAAGTACGGCTACACCGACGCCCAAGCACGCCCCTACACCTACAACATCCAGCCCTTCGTGGCCGACAAGAACGTGGTGCAGATGGGCTTCCTCTCGTCCGAGCCGTTCGCGATCCAGAAGGCCGGCGTGAAGGCCAACACCTTCCTGCTGGCCGACCAGGGCTACCCGCCCTACGCCAACCTGATCTCGTGCATGGAGAAGACCGTGAAGGAACGCGAGAAGACCGTGGCCGCCTTCGTGAAAGCCACCGCCGAGGGCTACAAGAGCTACCTGGCCGATCCGGCGCCCGCCAACGCGCTGATCAAGAAGGACAACCCCAACATGACCGACGAGCAGCTCAACTACGGCATCACCAAGCTCAAGGAGATGGGCATCATCACCAGCGGCGACGCGGCCAAGCAAGGCATTGGCGTGATCACCCGCGAACGCCTGCAGAAGACACACGCCTTCCTGGTCGAGAACCAGATGATCGATCCGGCCAAGGTCAACTTCGAGCAGGCCTACCGCTTCGACATCGCGCGCGACGCCAAAGTCCTGCCCTGA
- a CDS encoding creatininase family protein, with protein sequence MLHGYFPPHRFLPYLAWTEITALPDRENTVIVLPVGATEQHGPHLPCSVDTVIAAGVIGKAFERLPAEVRAFGLPPITYGKSEEHLHFAGTMTLTGTTLLSTMIELGESVYRSGFRKLVFANGHGGQPQVLEMAARELRLRHGDFVVVPYGVSRVPNVSGQFISEQERKLSMHAGHSETALMLALAPDTVHMERAAAYFPPPFPSKTLSADGRPACAWVARDFGPSGVIGDPTTATREQGEAILDSLADSWVKAITELFTMRWVVREEATWERGHHTGHIQQTLG encoded by the coding sequence ATGCTGCACGGCTACTTTCCCCCGCACCGCTTCCTGCCGTACCTGGCGTGGACGGAAATCACGGCGCTGCCCGACCGCGAGAACACCGTCATCGTGTTGCCCGTGGGCGCCACCGAGCAACACGGCCCGCACCTGCCCTGCTCGGTCGACACCGTCATTGCCGCTGGCGTGATCGGCAAGGCGTTCGAGCGCCTGCCGGCCGAGGTCCGCGCCTTCGGCCTGCCGCCCATCACCTACGGCAAATCGGAAGAGCACCTGCACTTCGCCGGCACCATGACGCTTACCGGCACCACGCTGCTCTCCACCATGATCGAGCTGGGCGAGTCGGTCTACCGCTCGGGCTTTCGCAAGCTGGTGTTCGCCAACGGCCACGGCGGCCAGCCGCAGGTGCTGGAGATGGCTGCGCGCGAACTGCGCCTGCGCCATGGCGACTTCGTGGTCGTGCCCTACGGCGTTTCGCGCGTGCCCAACGTCTCGGGCCAGTTCATCAGCGAGCAGGAACGCAAACTGTCGATGCACGCCGGCCATTCCGAGACTGCGCTGATGCTCGCGCTGGCGCCCGACACCGTGCACATGGAGCGCGCCGCGGCCTACTTCCCGCCGCCTTTCCCGAGCAAGACGCTCTCGGCCGACGGCCGCCCCGCCTGCGCCTGGGTGGCGCGCGATTTCGGCCCCAGCGGCGTGATCGGCGACCCCACCACCGCCACGCGCGAACAAGGCGAAGCCATTCTCGACAGCCTGGCCGACAGCTGGGTCAAGGCCATTACCGAACTCTTCACCATGCGCTGGGTCGTCCGCGAGGAAGCGACCTGGGAGCGCGGCCACCACACCGGCCACATCCAGCAAACGCTGGGCTGA
- a CDS encoding amidohydrolase family protein, with the protein MPQQPPASFNAIANARLPRWLLASDWPVQGSAPALARIALADGRVARVSPMSALSDAAGTTWDVQGAPVLPGLVDAHTHLDKAFILPRMGAVKPGLLGAIEASIADRANWTREDLRQRAERGLRQAWEAGTTHLRTHVDWWDPHTVPLAWEVINELACEWRGRIRLEQVAMIRLALFQKTDDARALAQCVAVTGAHAVLGGLVHSSNWDPGALRELVLAPQRTDLDLDLHVDEELNADAQGLALVAELLREVGFAGRVVCGHNCALAAMPETRALATLDAVARAPITLVSLPITNLLLQDATTGRTPRLRGLTLVKEARERGIPLLFASDNVQDPFCRAGSLDPLEAMQTAALVGQLDTPFDTWSDALCRGDWLQRQPLERPTLDGARADLVVFTASGAHAWPSRTMPRVVLRDGRPLTP; encoded by the coding sequence ATGCCACAGCAGCCGCCCGCCAGCTTCAACGCCATTGCCAACGCGCGCCTGCCGCGCTGGCTGCTGGCGTCGGACTGGCCCGTGCAAGGCTCCGCGCCGGCACTGGCGCGCATCGCACTGGCCGATGGCCGCGTGGCCCGCGTGTCACCCATGTCCGCCCTGAGCGATGCCGCCGGCACGACGTGGGACGTGCAAGGCGCGCCCGTGCTGCCCGGCCTGGTCGACGCCCACACGCACCTGGACAAGGCCTTCATCCTGCCGCGCATGGGCGCGGTCAAGCCCGGCCTGCTCGGCGCCATCGAGGCTTCCATCGCCGATCGCGCGAACTGGACGCGCGAAGACCTTCGCCAGCGTGCCGAGCGCGGCCTGCGGCAGGCCTGGGAAGCCGGCACCACACACCTGCGCACCCACGTCGACTGGTGGGACCCGCACACCGTGCCACTGGCGTGGGAGGTGATCAACGAACTCGCCTGCGAATGGCGCGGGCGCATCCGGCTGGAGCAGGTCGCCATGATCCGGCTCGCGCTGTTCCAGAAGACCGACGACGCCCGCGCGCTGGCGCAATGCGTGGCCGTCACCGGCGCGCACGCGGTGCTCGGCGGCCTGGTGCATTCGAGCAATTGGGATCCGGGCGCGCTGCGCGAGCTCGTGCTCGCCCCACAGAGAACCGATCTCGATCTGGACCTGCACGTCGACGAAGAGCTCAACGCCGACGCACAAGGCCTGGCCCTGGTCGCCGAGCTGCTGCGCGAAGTGGGGTTCGCCGGCCGTGTGGTCTGCGGCCACAACTGCGCGCTGGCCGCCATGCCCGAAACACGCGCGCTGGCCACGCTCGACGCCGTGGCGCGCGCGCCCATCACGCTGGTCTCGCTGCCCATCACCAACCTGCTGCTGCAGGACGCCACCACCGGGCGCACTCCGCGCCTGCGCGGCCTCACATTGGTGAAGGAAGCGCGCGAGCGCGGCATTCCCCTGCTGTTTGCCAGCGACAACGTGCAAGACCCGTTCTGCCGCGCGGGCAGCCTGGACCCGCTGGAGGCCATGCAGACCGCTGCGCTGGTGGGCCAACTCGACACGCCGTTCGACACCTGGTCCGACGCCCTGTGCCGCGGCGACTGGCTGCAACGCCAGCCACTCGAACGCCCCACGCTCGATGGCGCCCGCGCCGACCTGGTGGTGTTCACGGCATCGGGCGCTCACGCCTGGCCCTCGCGCACCATGCCCCGCGTGGTGCTGCGCGATGGCCGCCCCCTCACCCCCTGA
- a CDS encoding PDR/VanB family oxidoreductase, with protein sequence MSSIPTASAPAVQTSAAPNAVPRGDITIRVSRVVRHTGEVNSYVLQRVDGLPLPACEAGAHLDVYLPGGLVRSYSLCGDPTLTTEAYEIAVKREDAGRGGSRAVHHWVREGEILRIGKPRNQFQLSPHAPHHLLLGGGIGVTPLVSMAHALHALGAPFTLAVFARSAQHLALKSVLETAPWRAQVQVHLDDAPSPPNAPMKAATLVAQAPAGSHVYFCGPEGFMAHVRQATQTWPSERVHFEYFSAPPSTAAASAESAGFDVVLARRQLRLHVAPGQSIAHALQAAGVAVDTVCEQGICGSCLTPYLDGTPDHQDLCMTDDEHATHLAVCCARSHSPVLTLDL encoded by the coding sequence TTGAGTTCGATCCCCACGGCGTCCGCCCCTGCGGTCCAGACCAGCGCAGCCCCCAACGCCGTTCCACGCGGCGACATCACCATCCGCGTGTCCCGCGTGGTGCGCCACACCGGCGAGGTGAACAGCTATGTGCTGCAGCGTGTCGATGGCCTGCCACTGCCGGCCTGCGAGGCCGGCGCCCACCTGGACGTGTACCTGCCCGGCGGTCTGGTGCGCAGCTATTCGCTCTGCGGCGACCCCACGCTCACGACCGAGGCGTACGAAATCGCGGTCAAACGCGAGGACGCGGGCCGTGGCGGCTCGCGTGCGGTGCACCACTGGGTGCGCGAAGGCGAAATCCTGCGCATCGGCAAACCGCGCAACCAATTCCAGTTGTCGCCCCACGCGCCCCACCACCTGCTGCTGGGCGGCGGCATTGGCGTGACACCGCTGGTCTCCATGGCGCACGCCCTGCACGCACTCGGCGCGCCGTTCACGCTCGCCGTGTTCGCGCGCAGCGCGCAGCACCTGGCTTTGAAGAGCGTGCTGGAGACCGCCCCCTGGCGCGCGCAGGTGCAAGTGCATCTTGACGACGCCCCATCTCCCCCGAACGCTCCCATGAAGGCAGCCACGCTGGTGGCGCAGGCGCCGGCGGGTTCCCACGTGTATTTCTGCGGCCCCGAAGGCTTCATGGCCCACGTGCGCCAGGCCACGCAGACCTGGCCCTCGGAGCGCGTGCACTTCGAGTACTTCAGCGCCCCTCCTTCCACAGCCGCGGCCTCGGCCGAGAGCGCGGGCTTCGACGTGGTGCTCGCGCGCCGCCAGCTGCGCCTGCACGTGGCCCCAGGCCAAAGCATCGCCCACGCGCTGCAGGCCGCCGGGGTGGCGGTCGATACCGTGTGCGAACAAGGCATCTGCGGCTCCTGCCTCACGCCCTACCTCGACGGCACGCCGGACCACCAGGACCTGTGCATGACGGACGACGAACATGCCACCCACCTGGCGGTGTGTTGCGCACGCAGCCATTCACCGGTGTTGACGCTGGACCTCTGA
- a CDS encoding TetR family transcriptional regulator C-terminal domain-containing protein, with product MTAAKSTARHKPRADHTTPARPARAVRESRQRILSAIREAATEEFSLHGLKGTSTQAIAERAGLTKPQLHYYITGKEELYNELLDSVMQAWKIEFAPPGLSDPAEILAHYIRAKLDHAFDQPRVSRIFTREILDGGHNLGRYWPNARTWVQKEVGIINGWMARGLMKPMNAHLLLMHIWAMTQHHADFALQLHHICGPLDREAVAQDLIPFILRGCGLVQD from the coding sequence ATGACAGCAGCGAAATCCACGGCACGCCACAAGCCGCGCGCCGACCACACGACGCCTGCGCGCCCCGCTCGCGCGGTGCGGGAAAGCCGCCAACGCATCCTGTCCGCCATCCGCGAAGCAGCCACCGAAGAGTTCAGCCTGCACGGCCTCAAAGGCACCTCGACCCAGGCCATCGCCGAGCGCGCCGGCCTCACCAAGCCGCAGCTGCACTACTACATCACCGGCAAGGAAGAGCTCTACAACGAGTTGCTCGACTCGGTCATGCAGGCCTGGAAGATCGAGTTCGCGCCGCCCGGGCTGAGCGATCCGGCCGAGATCCTTGCGCACTACATCCGCGCCAAGCTGGACCACGCCTTTGACCAGCCCCGGGTCTCGCGCATCTTCACGCGCGAGATCCTGGACGGCGGCCACAACCTCGGGCGCTACTGGCCCAACGCGCGCACCTGGGTGCAGAAGGAGGTGGGCATCATCAACGGCTGGATGGCGCGGGGCCTGATGAAACCGATGAACGCCCACCTGCTGCTCATGCACATCTGGGCCATGACGCAGCACCACGCCGATTTCGCGCTGCAGCTGCACCACATCTGCGGCCCGCTCGACCGCGAAGCCGTGGCCCAGGACCTCATTCCCTTCATCCTGCGAGGCTGCGGTCTGGTGCAAGACTAA
- a CDS encoding RidA family protein — translation MNPAIRHVGPPVQRAGVVQPISPAVIADDRFVFVAGQVPMREGKAAGEDIASQTHYTLDLIEGILRQAGCTLADVVKTTVWLVNAADYPGFNAAYAERFPAATAPARSTVISGLIAPVLVEIEAIAVRP, via the coding sequence ATGAACCCTGCCATCCGACATGTGGGCCCGCCGGTGCAACGCGCCGGCGTGGTGCAACCGATCTCACCCGCCGTCATCGCCGACGACCGCTTCGTCTTCGTCGCCGGCCAGGTGCCCATGCGCGAAGGCAAGGCCGCGGGTGAAGACATTGCCAGCCAGACGCACTACACGCTGGACCTTATCGAAGGCATCCTGCGGCAAGCCGGCTGCACGCTGGCCGATGTGGTCAAGACCACGGTGTGGCTGGTGAACGCGGCCGACTACCCTGGCTTCAATGCCGCGTATGCCGAGCGCTTCCCGGCCGCGACCGCCCCCGCGCGCTCCACCGTGATCTCGGGATTGATCGCGCCGGTGCTGGTCGAAATCGAGGCCATCGCGGTAAGACCTTGA
- a CDS encoding tripartite tricarboxylate transporter substrate binding protein, translating to MNRIAFTAALTATLAVAALAPSLASAQTFPSKIVRIVVPFPPGGSTDLLARKLGEKLTTTWKQTVLVENRAGAGGTVGADYVSKSEPDGHTLLLGVTGSNGIAGALYPNLPYDMVKGFTPVTAVVSAPLLIVKNPNLPAKNLQELIAAARAKPASITYGSPGSGTSMHLTGEMFKIATKASFLHIPYRGSAGALSDLMGGQIDMMFGDVLVVMPQVQSNKLIPLAVTSKERHPLFPNVPTVAESGYPGFEALSWQGLFAPPGTPAAVVEKINKDVNAALASPDIQEYFVSRGFKLGGSSATEYKAFIESETKKWAAIVKASGAKPD from the coding sequence ATGAACCGCATTGCCTTCACCGCCGCGCTCACCGCCACGCTCGCCGTGGCCGCGCTCGCCCCGTCGCTCGCTTCGGCGCAGACCTTCCCCAGCAAGATCGTGCGCATCGTCGTGCCTTTCCCGCCAGGCGGCAGCACCGACCTGCTCGCGCGCAAGCTCGGCGAAAAACTCACCACCACCTGGAAGCAGACCGTGCTGGTGGAGAACCGCGCAGGTGCCGGTGGCACGGTGGGCGCGGACTATGTGTCCAAGTCCGAACCCGATGGCCACACCTTGCTGCTCGGCGTGACCGGCAGCAACGGCATCGCAGGCGCGCTGTACCCGAACCTGCCGTACGACATGGTCAAGGGCTTCACACCGGTCACGGCCGTGGTGAGCGCGCCCCTGCTGATCGTGAAGAACCCGAACCTGCCGGCGAAGAACCTGCAGGAGCTGATCGCCGCCGCGCGCGCCAAGCCGGCATCGATCACCTACGGTTCGCCCGGCAGCGGCACCTCGATGCACCTCACAGGCGAGATGTTCAAGATCGCCACCAAGGCGTCGTTCCTGCACATCCCCTACCGCGGTAGCGCGGGGGCGCTGAGCGATCTCATGGGCGGCCAGATCGACATGATGTTCGGCGACGTGCTGGTGGTGATGCCGCAAGTGCAGTCCAACAAGCTGATCCCGCTGGCAGTGACCTCGAAGGAGCGCCACCCGCTGTTCCCCAACGTGCCCACGGTCGCCGAAAGCGGCTACCCGGGTTTCGAGGCGTTGTCCTGGCAAGGCCTGTTCGCGCCGCCCGGCACGCCCGCCGCCGTGGTGGAGAAGATCAACAAGGACGTCAACGCTGCGCTGGCCAGCCCCGACATCCAGGAGTACTTCGTCTCGCGCGGCTTCAAGCTCGGTGGCAGCAGCGCGACCGAGTACAAGGCCTTCATCGAATCGGAAACGAAAAAATGGGCGGCCATCGTGAAAGCCTCGGGTGCGAAACCGGATTGA
- a CDS encoding hydantoinase B/oxoprolinase family protein — protein MNEHLILMEPVRLALQGIVDRMQSRMMRAAYSSIAREGGDCAAAVFLPDGRLLAQARSLPLLLGSLIPAIAGVLQRFPAEQMADGDAYLMNDPWSGGTHLPDLIVVRPIVVEGATIALAAAILHHQDVGGMAPGSIPPNATDIYQEGLRIPPVRWRQGGQIDRNVETLLTANSRTPGNLLGDLNAQWSAVSQGASELAALRQRTAGPFNAVCDALIAQSERLTREALRQVADGTWRWEDQLDGDGVDDSPVRIAVELRKKGDAIAIDFSGSSPQTRGPVNASPSAMMSALLFFMRSLAPQAPNNAGCLAPATWVLPEGSVVNPRLPAALNARTATVKLACNAMLSAWSLGASRDPLASNAGVATVLSLGGARADGQRWLFTEIIASGAGASADADGTSGISTDVGNARNTPVEVIESEAPVRVNTYAIREGSGGAGRFAGGQGVRRVYQLLEGHGSISYRGERHVSRARGSQGGGDGSPSAARIERADGRIDVLPARARAEWSAGDRLVIETAGGGAWGAPDHTLAAPLNPST, from the coding sequence ATGAACGAGCACCTGATCCTCATGGAGCCCGTGCGCCTGGCGCTGCAGGGCATCGTCGACCGCATGCAGAGCCGCATGATGCGCGCGGCCTATTCGTCGATCGCGCGCGAAGGCGGCGATTGCGCGGCCGCCGTGTTTCTGCCCGACGGCCGCCTGCTCGCGCAGGCGCGCTCGCTACCGCTGCTGCTGGGCTCGCTGATCCCCGCGATCGCGGGTGTGCTGCAGCGCTTTCCCGCCGAGCAGATGGCCGATGGCGATGCCTACCTGATGAACGATCCCTGGTCCGGCGGCACGCACCTGCCCGACCTGATCGTGGTGCGCCCGATCGTGGTCGAAGGCGCCACCATCGCGCTGGCCGCCGCGATCCTGCACCACCAGGACGTGGGCGGCATGGCTCCCGGTTCGATTCCGCCCAATGCCACCGACATCTACCAGGAAGGCCTGCGCATTCCGCCGGTGCGCTGGCGCCAGGGCGGGCAGATCGATCGCAACGTCGAAACCCTGCTCACCGCCAACAGCCGCACGCCTGGCAACCTGCTCGGCGACCTGAACGCGCAATGGTCCGCCGTGAGCCAGGGCGCCAGCGAACTCGCGGCTCTTCGGCAACGCACCGCCGGGCCCTTCAATGCGGTGTGCGATGCGCTGATCGCGCAGTCCGAACGTTTGACGCGCGAGGCGCTGCGCCAGGTGGCCGATGGCACATGGCGATGGGAAGACCAGCTCGACGGCGACGGTGTCGACGACAGCCCCGTGCGCATCGCGGTGGAGCTGCGAAAGAAGGGTGACGCGATCGCCATCGACTTCAGCGGCTCCTCACCACAGACGCGCGGGCCGGTGAACGCATCGCCGTCGGCCATGATGTCGGCGCTGCTGTTCTTCATGCGCTCGCTCGCGCCGCAGGCCCCCAACAACGCGGGCTGCCTCGCGCCCGCCACCTGGGTGTTGCCTGAAGGCAGCGTCGTGAACCCGCGCCTGCCCGCGGCGCTGAACGCGCGCACCGCCACGGTCAAGCTGGCGTGCAACGCCATGCTCAGCGCCTGGTCGCTGGGCGCTTCGCGCGACCCGCTCGCGTCCAACGCCGGCGTGGCCACGGTGCTCTCGCTCGGTGGCGCGCGTGCCGACGGCCAGCGCTGGCTGTTCACCGAAATCATCGCCAGCGGCGCGGGCGCGAGTGCCGACGCCGACGGCACCAGCGGCATTTCCACCGACGTGGGCAATGCGCGCAACACGCCGGTGGAGGTGATCGAGTCGGAAGCCCCGGTGCGCGTGAACACGTACGCCATCCGCGAAGGCTCGGGCGGCGCGGGCCGCTTCGCGGGTGGGCAAGGCGTGCGGCGGGTATACCAATTGCTTGAAGGCCATGGCAGCATCTCCTACCGGGGCGAGCGCCATGTCAGCCGCGCGCGCGGCAGCCAGGGCGGCGGCGATGGTTCGCCGTCGGCCGCCCGCATCGAAAGAGCCGATGGACGCATCGATGTGTTGCCTGCCCGGGCACGCGCCGAGTGGTCGGCGGGAGACAGGCTCGTCATCGAAACGGCCGGAGGAGGCGCTTGGGGTGCACCAGACCACACGCTGGCGGCACCGTTGAACCCATCTACATGA
- a CDS encoding hydantoinase/oxoprolinase family protein, whose translation MTLQWSIGIDMGGTFIDVVACSSHGELRSLKHPREDGHLVQPILQAVQRMLDESGIEPAQVARIVHGSTVVTNLLLEQNDGPIAVITNAGMRDVLALARQDRRDLYTPAVRPPTPERRLFPAALRFEIAARVDAQGTEIEPLQREQITALAHRIAAEGVRAVAVCLLFSHLRPAHEQQVREWLLQAEPQLMVSLSAEVDPKPREFERFLATAFDAYSKPLVQQYLRQLGDALATRGLPAPALMRSEGGIAPWQDAAQRPIGLAMSGPCAALQGVAASLPDGDTAQVVMSIDVGGTSTDIGILEAGRPLFTDTLLCGELALRLRCADVESLSLGGGSLASVNAGGGLRLGPRSQGASPGPAAYGLGGTHATLTDALLLLDRLPRQLSGGVVLDVALAQAAIERDIAQPLGIPAHDAARAIVATAATAMAESVKMRAFQRNIHPADCVLVAAGGGGAQHVAEVAELAGVSQVRVIAHAGVVAALGLLASPPTQTVEKACALALDSESLSTLVALRDALQPATACAAIRWSLEIVLKGQGSPVEVAWSPDDDLPTLQARFAARYEALRGQMPAGAEAVVGLLRGVFEQDVPTPGVQAHHLRPDPALWAGCAPEGLGPQALFAATTTVWVPAGWQWRLEADGSLWLSQCTPGATA comes from the coding sequence ATGACACTCCAGTGGTCCATCGGCATCGACATGGGAGGCACCTTCATCGATGTGGTGGCCTGCTCTTCGCATGGCGAGCTGCGCAGCCTCAAACACCCCCGCGAAGACGGGCACCTGGTGCAACCGATCCTGCAGGCGGTGCAACGCATGCTGGACGAGAGCGGCATCGAACCCGCCCAGGTCGCGCGCATCGTGCATGGCTCCACCGTCGTCACCAACCTGTTGCTGGAGCAGAACGACGGCCCCATCGCGGTGATCACGAACGCCGGCATGCGCGATGTGCTCGCGCTCGCGCGGCAGGACCGGCGCGACCTGTACACACCCGCCGTGCGGCCGCCCACGCCCGAGCGGCGCCTGTTTCCCGCCGCACTGCGGTTCGAGATCGCCGCTCGCGTGGACGCGCAAGGCACGGAGATCGAGCCGCTGCAACGCGAGCAGATCACCGCCCTGGCCCACCGCATCGCCGCCGAGGGCGTGCGCGCGGTCGCGGTCTGCCTGCTGTTCTCGCACCTGCGCCCGGCGCACGAGCAGCAGGTGCGCGAGTGGCTGTTGCAAGCCGAGCCGCAACTGATGGTCTCGCTCTCGGCCGAGGTCGACCCCAAGCCGCGCGAATTCGAACGTTTTCTGGCCACCGCCTTCGACGCCTACAGCAAGCCGCTGGTGCAGCAGTACCTGCGGCAACTGGGCGATGCGCTCGCCACCCGCGGCCTGCCCGCGCCCGCCTTGATGCGATCCGAAGGCGGCATCGCGCCGTGGCAGGACGCGGCACAACGCCCGATCGGCCTGGCGATGTCCGGCCCCTGCGCCGCGTTGCAAGGCGTGGCCGCGAGCCTGCCCGATGGCGACACCGCGCAGGTGGTCATGTCCATCGATGTGGGCGGCACCAGCACCGACATCGGCATTCTCGAAGCGGGCCGCCCGCTCTTCACCGACACCCTGCTCTGCGGCGAGCTCGCGCTGCGGCTGCGCTGTGCCGACGTGGAGTCGCTCTCCCTCGGCGGCGGAAGCCTGGCCAGCGTGAACGCGGGCGGCGGCTTGCGCCTGGGGCCACGCTCGCAAGGCGCTTCGCCCGGACCCGCGGCGTATGGCCTGGGCGGCACGCACGCCACGCTCACCGACGCGCTGCTGCTGCTCGACCGCCTGCCGCGCCAGCTCTCGGGCGGCGTGGTGCTGGACGTGGCCCTGGCCCAAGCCGCGATCGAACGCGACATCGCTCAGCCCCTGGGCATTCCCGCCCATGACGCGGCACGGGCCATCGTGGCCACCGCCGCCACGGCGATGGCCGAGAGCGTGAAGATGCGCGCGTTCCAGCGCAACATCCACCCCGCCGACTGCGTGCTCGTCGCCGCCGGCGGTGGGGGCGCGCAGCACGTGGCCGAGGTGGCCGAGCTCGCCGGTGTCTCGCAGGTGCGCGTGATCGCGCACGCGGGCGTGGTGGCCGCGCTCGGCTTGCTCGCCTCACCGCCAACGCAGACAGTGGAGAAAGCCTGTGCGCTCGCGCTCGACAGCGAGAGCCTCTCAACACTCGTTGCCCTGCGCGACGCGCTACAACCTGCAACGGCTTGCGCCGCCATTCGCTGGAGCCTGGAGATCGTGCTCAAGGGACAAGGCAGCCCGGTAGAAGTGGCTTGGTCGCCCGACGATGACCTGCCCACCCTGCAAGCGCGCTTTGCCGCGCGCTACGAAGCCTTGCGCGGCCAGATGCCCGCGGGTGCCGAAGCGGTCGTGGGTCTGCTGCGCGGCGTGTTCGAGCAGGACGTGCCCACGCCCGGCGTGCAGGCGCATCACCTGCGGCCCGACCCTGCGCTGTGGGCCGGCTGCGCGCCCGAAGGCCTGGGACCGCAAGCCCTGTTCGCCGCCACCACCACGGTGTGGGTGCCGGCAGGCTGGCAATGGAGGCTCGAGGCCGATGGTTCGCTGTGGCTCAGCCAGTGCACCCCTGGAGCCACGGCATGA